The Thermococcus sp. M39 genome window below encodes:
- a CDS encoding transcriptional regulator, translating into MAIEVPLNPIGRQEIHQLESILLFATLFRPEVIELIKDPAERLTWVDSLAVAAGAIAREKAGMTVSEIARELGRTEQTIRKHLKGESKAGQLVRETYELIKQGKLDELIKTIEMIEKGGLKEVIAKEEYEKLMHEYEKLKFEYEKLKEELEKMKQTVELESLEKAREEIEKLRRELEETKAELEKVKREKKELEKELSEAKVKLMELQAKKFDETKIKELEEKLKAKEEEVEKLEKIVKELTAAKEELEKKLEELSKENEELRKRIEELESYKIKFEELKEKIERLKEEIEKLLE; encoded by the coding sequence ATGGCAATTGAGGTCCCACTCAACCCAATTGGAAGACAAGAGATTCATCAGCTTGAGAGCATTCTCTTATTTGCAACACTTTTCAGACCAGAGGTAATTGAGCTTATCAAAGACCCAGCCGAAAGATTGACGTGGGTTGACAGCTTAGCAGTTGCTGCTGGTGCTATTGCGAGAGAAAAGGCTGGAATGACAGTTAGCGAGATTGCAAGGGAATTAGGAAGGACTGAGCAAACAATAAGAAAGCACCTCAAGGGCGAGAGCAAAGCTGGACAATTAGTTAGAGAGACTTATGAATTAATCAAGCAAGGAAAGCTCGACGAGCTCATTAAGACAATTGAAATGATCGAGAAAGGTGGACTGAAAGAAGTAATCGCTAAGGAAGAATACGAAAAATTAATGCACGAGTATGAGAAGCTCAAGTTTGAGTACGAGAAGCTTAAAGAAGAGCTTGAGAAGATGAAGCAGACAGTGGAGCTTGAGAGCTTAGAGAAAGCTAGGGAAGAGATTGAAAAATTAAGGAGAGAGCTTGAGGAGACAAAAGCAGAGCTTGAAAAAGTTAAGAGGGAGAAGAAAGAGCTAGAAAAGGAGCTGAGCGAGGCAAAGGTTAAGCTCATGGAACTTCAGGCGAAGAAATTTGACGAGACCAAAATCAAGGAGCTTGAAGAGAAGCTTAAGGCTAAGGAGGAGGAAGTAGAAAAGCTGGAAAAGATAGTCAAGGAGCTGACAGCAGCAAAAGAGGAGCTTGAGAAGAAGCTTGAGGAATTAAGCAAAGAGAACGAAGAGCTGAGAAAGAGAATTGAGGAGCTTGAGTCATACAAGATCAAGTTCGAAGAGCTCAAAGAAAAGATTGAAAGACTAAAGGAAGAAATTGAAAAGCTCTTAGAATGA
- the speD gene encoding adenosylmethionine decarboxylase — translation MDTIGYHYVVEASGCDPEILRDANKIREIFLKAAEAGDMEVKASYFFKFSPTGVSGMVIVAESHISIHTWPEKGYAAIDVYTCGEKADPEKAVDYILDAIGAEYAHVSEVKRGIEEEDNTFTHMILTWEEKLDRKNKK, via the coding sequence ATGGACACCATAGGATACCATTATGTAGTCGAAGCTTCAGGCTGTGATCCCGAGATTCTGAGAGATGCTAACAAGATAAGAGAGATCTTTCTCAAAGCTGCAGAAGCGGGAGATATGGAAGTTAAAGCAAGCTACTTTTTCAAATTCTCCCCAACAGGCGTCAGTGGTATGGTTATCGTTGCAGAATCACACATCTCAATCCACACATGGCCCGAGAAGGGCTATGCTGCTATAGACGTTTACACTTGTGGAGAAAAAGCCGACCCAGAAAAGGCAGTTGATTACATCCTTGATGCAATCGGAGCAGAATACGCTCACGTTTCAGAAGTCAAAAGAGGCATTGAAGAAGAGGACAACACATTTACACACATGATTCTGACATGGGAAGAAAAACTCGACAGGAAAAATAAGAAATAA
- a CDS encoding protein translocase subunit SecF yields the protein MKGMIKDKLKKLTEIETKKMIIYPLAVFFVSLLILAVHFPQLGIDLRGGVVVTAYGVDANSDEIAKYLAQQLNIDVRVEKFTGIGKESSGINVYAPADADPEKIREVLKQRFPDAKYAISEVRPTFGAMAREQGIKAISLAFLGMAVVVFLFFRVPVPSFTVIFSAFSDMVIALALMSIFGIELSQATIAALLMLIGYSVDSNILLTTKLLKRKEDTIEEAYFSAVSTGFTMSTTTLGALASLWLFSTAKVIDEIAIVLIFGLLADFMNTWILNAGVLRWFIAKKEEREKSKAPKKAPTTSKTPKKRKGGRK from the coding sequence GTGAAAGGAATGATCAAAGACAAACTTAAAAAGCTCACAGAAATTGAAACTAAAAAAATGATAATTTATCCCTTGGCAGTTTTCTTTGTGTCACTCTTAATTCTGGCAGTTCACTTCCCCCAGCTTGGAATTGACCTCAGGGGTGGAGTGGTTGTAACTGCCTATGGTGTAGATGCAAACTCGGATGAGATTGCTAAATATCTCGCTCAACAGCTTAATATAGATGTTAGAGTTGAGAAATTCACTGGAATTGGGAAAGAAAGCAGTGGAATAAATGTTTATGCACCGGCAGATGCTGATCCTGAAAAAATAAGGGAAGTCCTTAAGCAACGCTTCCCGGATGCAAAGTATGCGATATCAGAAGTTCGGCCCACTTTTGGAGCAATGGCAAGAGAGCAAGGAATAAAAGCAATAAGCCTAGCATTCCTTGGAATGGCAGTTGTCGTCTTTCTGTTCTTCAGAGTTCCAGTTCCGTCATTCACAGTCATATTCTCAGCGTTCTCAGACATGGTGATAGCTCTAGCCCTAATGAGCATCTTCGGCATCGAGTTAAGCCAAGCGACAATTGCAGCTCTGTTAATGCTTATAGGTTACTCAGTTGACAGCAACATTCTTTTGACTACAAAGCTCCTTAAAAGAAAAGAAGATACCATTGAAGAGGCCTATTTCTCTGCAGTATCAACTGGTTTTACAATGAGCACTACAACTTTGGGAGCTTTAGCTTCACTCTGGCTGTTCTCAACAGCTAAGGTTATTGATGAAATTGCAATAGTTTTAATCTTTGGTTTGCTGGCGGATTTCATGAACACATGGATTTTGAACGCTGGTGTCTTGAGATGGTTCATAGCAAAGAAAGAGGAGAGGGAGAAAAGTAAAGCTCCTAAAAAAGCGCCCACAACATCAAAAACTCCTAAGAAGAGAAAGGGGGGTAGGAAATGA